A window of Pomacea canaliculata isolate SZHN2017 linkage group LG3, ASM307304v1, whole genome shotgun sequence contains these coding sequences:
- the LOC112560927 gene encoding protein tumorous imaginal discs, mitochondrial-like isoform X1, which produces MAALRRARWELPCKVVGQQWTNLSSCGLHTRNILVSIKYTGCGCKFQGFFLGAGQRLPRFLCASDVRYVHTSSTNNKRDYYEVLGVSKNADQAAIKKAYYKLAKQFHPDMNKNDPNAAKKFQEVSEAYEVLSDDSRRQEYDTFGMSGANASAGAGAQGRGGFQQGFQGFEHFHGTIDPEELFRRIFGDAGMGGMGGMGGFGNFRDFEESKFGFAPASEMMMDLTFQEAARGVNKEVHINVKDTCPKCQGNKAEPGTKAVKCHQCNGTGMETISTGPFVMRSTCRACGGARMIIKTPCTECAGKGKIILKKKVVVPVPAGVEDGQTVRMPVGNQEVFITFKVAKSRHFRRDGADIHSDALITLSQAILGGTIRIPGIHGDILLTIPPGTQSHDRIRLQGKGITRVNSYGYGDHYVHIKIKVPVKLTPEQKALILAFAETDTLVDGTVNGVTQTQAGQRVINDEYGYVEQIRRAFMQNSSSSNRKDRNSVDNSETDDDMRSHSAEANKTRSS; this is translated from the exons ATGGCTGCCTTAAGAAGAGCACGTTGGGAACTACCGTGCAAGGTCGTTGGGCAGCAGTGGACTAACTTATCGTCTTGTGGCCTGCATACCAGAAACATATTAGTATCCATAAAATATACAGGATGCGGTTGCAAATTTCAGGGCTTCTTTTTGGGAGCAG GGCAACGGTTGCCACGTTTCCTTTGTGCATCAGATGTGCGGTATGTGCACACTTCTTCTACCAATAACAAACGAGACTACTATGAGGTTCTAGGTGTCTCAAAGAATGCTGATCAAGCTGCTATTAAGAAAGCATATTACAAA CTTGCAAAGCAGTTTCATCCAGATATGAATAAAAATGATCCTAATGCAGCAAAGAAATTTCAGGAGGTGTCAGAAGCTTATGAG GTTTTAAGTGATGACAGCAGGAGACAGGAATATGACACATTTGGCATGTCTGGAGCTAATGCTAGTGCTGGTGCTGGAGCACAAGGAAGAGGAGGATTTCAGCAAGGCTTTCAAG GCTTTGAACATTTTCATGGCACCATAGATCCAGAGGAGCTCTTTCGCAGAATATTTGGAGATGCTGGAATGGGGGGTATGGGTGGCATGGGTGGCTTTGGGAATTTCAGAGATTTTGAGGAAAGCAAGTTTGGTTTTGCACCTGCATCAGAG atGATGATGGATCTGACCTTCCAAGAAGCTGCACGGGGTGTAAACAAGGAGGTTCACATTAATGTGAAGGACACATGTCCCAAATGTCAAGGCAACAAGGCAGAGCCTGGCACAAAGGCTGTGAAATGCCATCAGTGCAATGGCACTGGCATG GAAACAATCAGCACCGGTCCATTTGTGATGCGGTCAACATGCCGTGCATGTGGTGGTGCACGTATGATAATTAAAACTCCCTGTACTGAGTGTGCAGGCAAGggcaaaataattttgaagaagAAGGTGGTGGTTCCTGTCCCAGCAG GTGTTGAGGATGGTCAGACAGTGCGCATGCCTGTGGGTAATCAGGAGGTGTTTATAACATTCAAG GTGGCCAAAAGTCGACATTTTCGGCGAGATGGTGCAGACATCCACAGTGATGCTCTAATTACCCTTAGTCAAGCAATTCTAGGTGGCACCATTCGCATTCCTGGTATTCATGGAGATATTTTGTTAACA ATACCACCAGGTACCCAGTCACATGATCGAATTCGGCTCCAAGGAAAAGGAATCACACGAGTTAATAGTTATGGTTATGGTGATCATTATGTTCACATAAAAATCAAAGTTCCCGT AAAATTGACTCCAGAGCAGAAGGCGCTCATTTTAGCATTTGCAGAAACAGACACCTTAGTTGATGGGACAGTAAATGGGGTGACACAAACTCAGGCAG GGCAACGTGTGATAAACGATGAATATGGTTATGTGGAGCAGATAAGGAGGGCATTCATGCAGAACTCATCTTCATCCAATCGAAAAGACAGAAACAGTGTAGATAATTCTGAGACTGATGATGATATGAGGTCACACAGTGCAGAAGCCAACAAAACAAGATCCAGTTGA
- the LOC112560927 gene encoding protein tumorous imaginal discs, mitochondrial-like isoform X3, which translates to MAALRRARWELPCKVVGQQWTNLSSCGLHTRNILVSIKYTGCGCKFQGFFLGAGQRLPRFLCASDVRYVHTSSTNNKRDYYEVLGVSKNADQAAIKKAYYKLAKQFHPDMNKNDPNAAKKFQEVSEAYEVLSDDSRRQEYDTFGMSGANASAGAGAQGRGGFQQGFQGFEHFHGTIDPEELFRRIFGDAGMGGMGGMGGFGNFRDFEESKFGFAPASEMMMDLTFQEAARGVNKEVHINVKDTCPKCQGNKAEPGTKAVKCHQCNGTGMETISTGPFVMRSTCRACGGARMIIKTPCTECAGKGKIILKKKVVVPVPAGVEDGQTVRMPVGNQEVFITFKVAKSRHFRRDGADIHSDALITLSQAILGGTIRIPGIHGDILLTIPPGTQSHDRIRLQGKGITRVNSYGYGDHYVHIKIKVPVKLTPEQKALILAFAETDTLVDGTVNGVTQTQGNV; encoded by the exons ATGGCTGCCTTAAGAAGAGCACGTTGGGAACTACCGTGCAAGGTCGTTGGGCAGCAGTGGACTAACTTATCGTCTTGTGGCCTGCATACCAGAAACATATTAGTATCCATAAAATATACAGGATGCGGTTGCAAATTTCAGGGCTTCTTTTTGGGAGCAG GGCAACGGTTGCCACGTTTCCTTTGTGCATCAGATGTGCGGTATGTGCACACTTCTTCTACCAATAACAAACGAGACTACTATGAGGTTCTAGGTGTCTCAAAGAATGCTGATCAAGCTGCTATTAAGAAAGCATATTACAAA CTTGCAAAGCAGTTTCATCCAGATATGAATAAAAATGATCCTAATGCAGCAAAGAAATTTCAGGAGGTGTCAGAAGCTTATGAG GTTTTAAGTGATGACAGCAGGAGACAGGAATATGACACATTTGGCATGTCTGGAGCTAATGCTAGTGCTGGTGCTGGAGCACAAGGAAGAGGAGGATTTCAGCAAGGCTTTCAAG GCTTTGAACATTTTCATGGCACCATAGATCCAGAGGAGCTCTTTCGCAGAATATTTGGAGATGCTGGAATGGGGGGTATGGGTGGCATGGGTGGCTTTGGGAATTTCAGAGATTTTGAGGAAAGCAAGTTTGGTTTTGCACCTGCATCAGAG atGATGATGGATCTGACCTTCCAAGAAGCTGCACGGGGTGTAAACAAGGAGGTTCACATTAATGTGAAGGACACATGTCCCAAATGTCAAGGCAACAAGGCAGAGCCTGGCACAAAGGCTGTGAAATGCCATCAGTGCAATGGCACTGGCATG GAAACAATCAGCACCGGTCCATTTGTGATGCGGTCAACATGCCGTGCATGTGGTGGTGCACGTATGATAATTAAAACTCCCTGTACTGAGTGTGCAGGCAAGggcaaaataattttgaagaagAAGGTGGTGGTTCCTGTCCCAGCAG GTGTTGAGGATGGTCAGACAGTGCGCATGCCTGTGGGTAATCAGGAGGTGTTTATAACATTCAAG GTGGCCAAAAGTCGACATTTTCGGCGAGATGGTGCAGACATCCACAGTGATGCTCTAATTACCCTTAGTCAAGCAATTCTAGGTGGCACCATTCGCATTCCTGGTATTCATGGAGATATTTTGTTAACA ATACCACCAGGTACCCAGTCACATGATCGAATTCGGCTCCAAGGAAAAGGAATCACACGAGTTAATAGTTATGGTTATGGTGATCATTATGTTCACATAAAAATCAAAGTTCCCGT AAAATTGACTCCAGAGCAGAAGGCGCTCATTTTAGCATTTGCAGAAACAGACACCTTAGTTGATGGGACAGTAAATGGGGTGACACAAACTCAG GGCAACGTGTGA
- the LOC112560927 gene encoding protein tumorous imaginal discs, mitochondrial-like isoform X2, giving the protein MAALRRARWELPCKVVGQQWTNLSSCGLHTRNILVSIKYTGCGCKFQGFFLGAGQRLPRFLCASDVRYVHTSSTNNKRDYYEVLGVSKNADQAAIKKAYYKLAKQFHPDMNKNDPNAAKKFQEVSEAYEVLSDDSRRQEYDTFGMSGANASAGAGAQGRGGFQQGFQGFEHFHGTIDPEELFRRIFGDAGMGGMGGMGGFGNFRDFEESKFGFAPASEMMMDLTFQEAARGVNKEVHINVKDTCPKCQGNKAEPGTKAVKCHQCNGTGMETISTGPFVMRSTCRACGGARMIIKTPCTECAGKGKIILKKKVVVPVPAGVEDGQTVRMPVGNQEVFITFKVAKSRHFRRDGADIHSDALITLSQAILGGTIRIPGIHGDILLTIPPGTQSHDRIRLQGKGITRVNSYGYGDHYVHIKIKVPVKLTPEQKALILAFAETDTLVDGTVNGVTQTQAASGEKVTGERLSSEDEEEGILAKIKRKLFG; this is encoded by the exons ATGGCTGCCTTAAGAAGAGCACGTTGGGAACTACCGTGCAAGGTCGTTGGGCAGCAGTGGACTAACTTATCGTCTTGTGGCCTGCATACCAGAAACATATTAGTATCCATAAAATATACAGGATGCGGTTGCAAATTTCAGGGCTTCTTTTTGGGAGCAG GGCAACGGTTGCCACGTTTCCTTTGTGCATCAGATGTGCGGTATGTGCACACTTCTTCTACCAATAACAAACGAGACTACTATGAGGTTCTAGGTGTCTCAAAGAATGCTGATCAAGCTGCTATTAAGAAAGCATATTACAAA CTTGCAAAGCAGTTTCATCCAGATATGAATAAAAATGATCCTAATGCAGCAAAGAAATTTCAGGAGGTGTCAGAAGCTTATGAG GTTTTAAGTGATGACAGCAGGAGACAGGAATATGACACATTTGGCATGTCTGGAGCTAATGCTAGTGCTGGTGCTGGAGCACAAGGAAGAGGAGGATTTCAGCAAGGCTTTCAAG GCTTTGAACATTTTCATGGCACCATAGATCCAGAGGAGCTCTTTCGCAGAATATTTGGAGATGCTGGAATGGGGGGTATGGGTGGCATGGGTGGCTTTGGGAATTTCAGAGATTTTGAGGAAAGCAAGTTTGGTTTTGCACCTGCATCAGAG atGATGATGGATCTGACCTTCCAAGAAGCTGCACGGGGTGTAAACAAGGAGGTTCACATTAATGTGAAGGACACATGTCCCAAATGTCAAGGCAACAAGGCAGAGCCTGGCACAAAGGCTGTGAAATGCCATCAGTGCAATGGCACTGGCATG GAAACAATCAGCACCGGTCCATTTGTGATGCGGTCAACATGCCGTGCATGTGGTGGTGCACGTATGATAATTAAAACTCCCTGTACTGAGTGTGCAGGCAAGggcaaaataattttgaagaagAAGGTGGTGGTTCCTGTCCCAGCAG GTGTTGAGGATGGTCAGACAGTGCGCATGCCTGTGGGTAATCAGGAGGTGTTTATAACATTCAAG GTGGCCAAAAGTCGACATTTTCGGCGAGATGGTGCAGACATCCACAGTGATGCTCTAATTACCCTTAGTCAAGCAATTCTAGGTGGCACCATTCGCATTCCTGGTATTCATGGAGATATTTTGTTAACA ATACCACCAGGTACCCAGTCACATGATCGAATTCGGCTCCAAGGAAAAGGAATCACACGAGTTAATAGTTATGGTTATGGTGATCATTATGTTCACATAAAAATCAAAGTTCCCGT AAAATTGACTCCAGAGCAGAAGGCGCTCATTTTAGCATTTGCAGAAACAGACACCTTAGTTGATGGGACAGTAAATGGGGTGACACAAACTCAGGCAG CCAGTGGGGAGAAAGTGACAGGGGAAAGGCTAAGCAgtgaagatgaggaagagggCATCTTGGCCAAAATTAAACGAAAACTTTTTGGCTAA